TTAAATTAAAGTTTTTATTAATTTTTTAAAAAAGGGAAATCTGAAAGAAAGTTTAGGTATAGAGGGTTTAAATTTATTTACATTAAAGGTATCAAGAGTTTTTTGTTGAGGGTCTGAATATTTTGATTTTATTGAAGCTACTGGGGATTTTTGATTAAGATTTGAGATTAAATCAACCATGGTGATTAATCCAGAGGGTGAGACTAAATAATAACATTTATCTAAATTCAATAGCTCGTATGCACTATCGTTGATTTTAACATCAAAATGATTTTTAGAATATGAGTTAGCCAATAATATAGTATTGATTTTTTGTTTAGGAGAGAAGTCAGAAGAGCAAATCAAATTAGACTCACTTTTTAGTAGTGAGAAAATTGATTTCGACGATCCTTCTATTTTAATTTCAGGAAAAAAATTACCTTTAAAAAATAAAGAGCTTGATTGGCTATCATCTATAGCATTTGAAAAGAAATAATTTTGGTCTGTATAAAAATTATTGATCTCTAATATTTGATTAGAAAAAGAACGAGGACCGGTAAGTCTTAAAAGAAATTTGAATATGTGTGTAGTTAAAAAATTTGGAAATAAATTAAAAAATGTGAAAAATATCTTATTGATGTAATTTGTATAGTTCTCACTTGGTTTTATATCATTTTTATGTTCTTTTAAGAAAATATGTAAAATATTTGCCAATTGATGGCAAATACCTAAATAACTTTTGTTTTTAATAGCAATGGTTTTTTTTAATTTATCATCTTCGAAAATTGAAATATCTAAAGGAAGAGAGGATGTAAGTATATGATTTTCATTGATCTTTATGTTGAAAATTTTTTTAGCGTAAGACTTGAGTTGGTTCACATTATCAGAGATTAGATGGGCACTTTTATTATTTGGGAATATTAAATTAACATTACTGTTTGATTTTAAATTAGTAAAAAAAGATGATGAATATTTATGATCTAAGTTATCAAAGATACATGAGTAAAAAATTTTTACATTTTCTGATTTTAAACTAACTCCTATTTCATCATTTGCTTGTAAGTGATTATAATCAGCAGAGCAAAAAGATATTTGACTACCACTAATTGGTTCTCTTAATAATAACTTTGATTTACTTAAAATACCAAAAGTATCAAGCAAGATAGGCTTTTCTATATTTCTTAGTAAGTTTTGAGGTAAAAAATAACTATGATAGTTAGAATTATCCTCAATATTATTACTTAATTTGATATTAGTCTGGGATATTTGGGATAAAATGCCTGCAACAGCTTTGTTATTTACAATTAAATTTTTAAATTCTTCCATTTACTCTACAGTTACTGATTTCGCTAAATTTCTTGGTTGATCGATATCAGTACCTTCGTTTAAAGCAAAGTAATATGAAATTAATTGAAGTGGAATAGTATAAATGAAAGGTGTGTCAATAATGTTTTCTTTTGGCATATTGATCATTTTGATTTCACCATTAATTTTGCTCATATTTCTAACACTAGATAAAATGATGATTTTGCCATTTCTGGCAGAGATTTCTTGAGCATTTGATACGGATTTTTCGAACAAATCATTATTAGGAATTAGGCAAACTGTAATCGAATCCTTATCAATCAAAGCAATGGGGCCATGCTTCATCTCCCCGCCAGGGAAGCCCTCACTATGCATGTATGAAATTTCTTTTAATTTTAAGGACCCCTCTAAAGCAATAGGATATGCAATATTTCTTCCAATAAAATAACAAGCATTTGCTTGAGCTAATTTTTTAGAAATAATTTTAGCGACAGGAGTGAACTCCTTAATAAGTTTTTCAATTTTAGAGGGTAATTTTGTTAAAAGACCAATATTCATTTTGTATATTTGATTAGATGTTGTCTTTTCCATTCTTCCAACTTCTAGTGCTAGGTTAGCTAAGCTGAGTAATTGACAAGTAAAGGCTTTTGTTGATGCTACCCCAACTTCTTTCTGAGCATAAGTTGGAATGGTAACTTCTGCCTCTCTGACCATGCTACTCTCTAAAGAGTTCGTAATAACGATAGATTTATGATTCATTTTTTTTACATATTTTAAAGCCATCAAAGTATCCATTGTCTCACCTGATTGTGAGATAAAAATAAAAAGTATTTGTTTGTTTTTGTTGATTTTTTTATATCTCAACTCCGAAGCCAATTCGGTACTTACTTCTTTATTGGTAAAATGATTAAAATAATATTCACCTACCATAGATGCATGATATGCGGTTCCACAACCCACCAGAACAATTTTGTCTACTTCAAAGAGATGCCTAAATTTTGTCTCAAAATCAACAAAGTATTCTGAAGTATATTTTGTTTGCGTGCTTTTTAATACAATTGGCTGTTCATGTATTTCTTTCAACATGAAGTGTTGGTATTCACCTTTGTCATAGGGATTCTGATATGAGATATTTTTTTGAAATGTTATTTTAATTTTTTTTTGTAGATAGCTAATTTTACTCTCATAAATTTTAATGATGTCACCATCCTCACAATGAAAAATAGTATCATGATAATTAGAGAGAATTGATGAGTCTGAACAAATGTAAAATGATTGGTTTTTATTTGAGATAGATATAGGGCTTCCATTCTTTAAAATATAAAAACTGTTATTTCTTTTTATAAAAATAACGAATGCAAAATTTCCACGAATTGTTTTGTGAAAAACTTTAATTGCTTCATCTGGATCTTTGTATTTATCAATTAAATAACTTAAATAATAAAAACTGACTTCAGTATCAGATTTAATATTCTTAGGAATTTCTTTATATCGATTTTGAATTTTACTATAATTTTCAATTATACCATTACATACCAATGTAAGGTTCTCATTGGCAAAGGGATGCGCATTGTTTCTGCTTACTACTCCATGAGTGGCCCATCGAGTATGACCAATGACACCTGAAAAAGACTTATCTTTTACATTTTTTGATTTTTTTTCTAAATTTGAAATTTTCCCTACGCTCTTAATAGTTCTTATTTTTTTTTGAGAAAATAAAGAAATCCCAGCTGAGTCATAGCCTCTGTATTCTAATTTCTTTAAAATTTCTATTGCTTCAGACTTTAAAGATTCAGAATTTAAAATACCAACAATACCACACATTATTTTTTAAAATTTTTAATATTTTTTTGTTTAGACCTACTTATGGAGAAATAGTTTTTAGGAACGTTTTTTGTAATTACTGAACCTGCTGCGATATAGGAATTTTCACCAATACTCACTGGAGCAATAATAGATGAATTTGTTCCCACAAAGCAATTGTTACCAATTTTTGATTGATATTTATTCTTTCCATCATAGTTACAGGTTATCGTCCCTGCTCCAATATTAGTATTTTTTCCCACTGTGCTGTCACCCAAATAAGATAGATGATTCACTTTGACTTTATCTGCCAATTTAGATTTTTTAATTTCTACAAAATTACCCAATCTAACCTCATTTTGTAAAATGGTCTCCGGTCTCAGTCTTGCAAAAGGTCCAATTGAACAATTTTTTCCGATATAGCAGTTTTCTAAATATGAAAATGATTTAATAGCAGTTCCAGTCATAATTTTTACACCTTTTTTAATAACAACATTGGGTTCAATAATCACATCTCTTGATATTTGAACATCAGTTTCAATATAAACAGTTTCTGGTTGTAAGATTTTAACTCCAGAACTTATTAATTCGGATTTAATTAGTTCTTGAGAGGCTTTCTCTAAATCATTTAGTTCTTTAAAATTATTTACTCCAAGTATTGGAGATTTATTATTGACATAAGTATTTAATTTTAAATTTTGCTTATGTGAAATATCTATTAAATCTGTTATGTAGAATTCTTTTTTTATCTTATTTTTTTTTAAAACATCAACATTCTTGATAGCTTTTTTTGATATAAGGAAAATACCTGTATTAACTAAATTAATATTCTTTTCATCAAGATCACAATCAGCATCTTCTACAATCTTTAATAAATTATTATTTTTCATAATCACTCTACCATAACCACTAGGATCTTTCACTTTTTGAGATATAACTGAAATATCAATTTTAGATTTAATTCCTCTAGATAAAAAATTATTAATGATCTTATAATCGAATATCGGTGTATCAGCCAAAAGAATTAGATAATAATCAAAATTCTTATTAGAATTGAAATACTGTTTAATGGCGCCTCCAGTTCCATTAATTGGATTTTGAATAAATATTGATTTATTTTTATTTTGTATAAATTTTGAATTTACCTTACTTGAAATAATATTTATTTGATTGATATTTTTATTTTTTTCTAGAGCTTCTAAATTGAAATCAATTAATTGCTTACCTGAAATAGAATGAACAAATTTTGGTTTTTCTGAATTAAATCTTTTACTTTTACCGGCAGAAAGAATAATGGCGCAAATTTTCATAAAGTAGTAAAATAATATTAATAGATCTGAGCTTTACACTAAAAATATATCTAAATATGTAAATTATGACGATAATTGTAAAAAAAAATTATTCATCCTCTCTTTTTAAAATAATTAAAGAAAAACTGAACAATCTTGAATTGGTTAGTTTACCAACTGAGACAGTCTATGGTTTAGCTGGTCTTGGTACAAAAATAGAGTCTGCAAAAAAGATATACAAATTAAAAGAGAGACCTCTTCACAAGAAATTAATTTTCCATTGTTCTGATATTAAAATGGTTAAAAAATTTTTTTTCTTAGATCAAGAGAACGAAATATTGGCTAAAAAATTTTGGCCGGGTCCACTTACTCTCATTTTAAAGAGAAAATCATTCCTTATTCCAAAGACCCTTACTATTAATAATGATTGTGCGGTTAGAATACCCAAAAATGATTTTACAGTTTCTGTGATAAAAAAAGTGGGTCTGCCTATTGTAATGCCTTCAGCAAATAGATTTAAAAAGTTAAGTCCAATCAATGCAAAAATGGTTTCTGAACAATTTAAAGATACTAATTTATTTATAATTGATGGGGGAAAATGTAATATTGGTTTAGAGTCAACCCTAGTCAGAATTATAAAGAATAAGTTAGAAATTATTAGACCAGGGAAAATAAGTTTAAAACAAATTAAAAAGGAATTACCTTTCATAAATCTTAAGGAAAATGCGGAGAGGTATTTTTCTGGTACTTCTAAGAAACACTATTCTCCAAATAAAAAAATATTTTTAAATATAAAAAAACCTGCAAGCAACTCAGCCTATTTAAATTTTGGAAAAAAACATAAAAAAGAGTTTAGAAACCTCAGTGAAAAGGGGAGTTTGGATGAAGCTGCCAAAAATTTATATCATTTCATTTTTTTAGCAGATCAAAACCAAGATTTTAAAACAATATCAATTGCACCTATACCTAATAGAAATATTGGGGAGGCAATAAATGATCGTTTAATGAGAGCATCAAAATGAAATTTCCGGCAATAGTTAAAAAACAAAATGAGAGAATGATTGCATATCCAAGAAATACAGAAGAGGTTTCAAACATAGTAAAGTTCTCAAATAAAAATGGTCTGAATATTATACCTCTAGGAGGTGAAACAAATAGAGTTGATGGAACAAAACCCGACCAAAAATCTAAAAATTTATTCATAAGCTTTTCTAAAATGAAAAAAATAATAGAAATAGATACAGATAACTTAATCTTAACTGTCGAGAGTGGGGTTACTTTAAAGAAAATTCAACAAATATCTCAATCAAAGAATTTATTTTTTCCTGTGAATATTGCCCCAAGTGATGAATGTACGATTGGCGGGAATATTTCAACAAATGTTGGAGGACTTCAAACTCTAAAGTTCGGAAATATTGAAGATCATATAAATGGGCTAGAGGTTGTGTTGTCTGATGGAAAGGTTTTGAATTCTTTAAGCAAATTAAAAAAAGATAACTTTGGTCCTAAATTATGGAAAATCTTTTGCGGTTCTGAAGGTATTTTTGGAATTGTTACCAAAGCTAATCTAAATTTAAAGCCCAAAAAAAATTATATTACTACATACTTTCTTGAGATAAATAGTCTACATAAAGCTATCTTACTATTTAAAAAAATAAGACATCAATTTTATGATTATCTAACTAGTTTTGAAATTATTTTTCCCATCCCAAGTACAATATTGTTAAATAAAAAATCTAACTTCCACTTAATAGTAGAAATGCAATCAAATGAAAAAAATAATTTTCAAAAACCTTTAAAAAATCTTTTTCAAAAACATCAAACAAAAATAATTAAACTAGAAAAAAATAAACATAATTCTTGGATTTGGAAAAAAAGAGAGGATCTCGTCCATATCCAAAAGGATTTAAATTTTAATCATAAATTTGATATCTCATTACCCTTATCCCAATGGAAGGATTTTATTTTAAAAACCAATAAATTTATTAAAAAGTTTCCACAATTTTCACCCTATTTCTTTGGTCATTTAGGCGATGGTAATTTACATTGCAATTTTAAAGTAGAAAATGATTTGTCTAAAGATGTAGATATTTTAAGTAATTTTATCTACGATTTGACACTATCTCTAAATGGAAGTATTGCAGCAGAACATGGACTTGGGCAAAAGAAAAACATGCTACTTAAAAAATATAAGTCGAAAGAATATTATAATTTTCTTAAAAGTTTAAAAAAGTATTTAGATCCAAATAAAAATCTTGGGACCAATAAATTATTTAAGTCCTAGAAAATCTTTGATTTTAAAATAACTCATCGCAAGGACTAAAAGTGGAGTATCAATTACACCAAATCCTGGAAAATTACGATGATATATTTTTTCAAATAAGGGAAAATTTGAATTATCTGATACTAGAGTTTGTGCCAACATTTTTCCTACCATAGTAGTTAAAGCAAGGCCATGACCAGAATAGCCTTGAGCAAAATAAATATCTCTATTGATGGCGCCAATATGAGGAAATCTATTTGCAGTAATTGCAACATGACCACTCCATGTACACCATGCTTTAAATTTCTCGATGCCAGGAAGTATTTTTTTAATACTTTTTTTTAACGAATTTTCTAAATTTATTGGATCTATATTTGAATAACTTACCCCTCCACCAAATATTAAGTTATTATTTCCATCTAATCGGAAATAATTTAAAACAAACAACATATCTCCCACAGTAATTTTTCTTTTAAAGTAATTTGATAAATCTCGATCTGGAATATCGGTATATGCTGAAACATAAGTTTTTACTGGCATAATTTTTCTTCGAAGCTCTTTATTCAGGTTATCTAAGTATGCATTGCAACATAGAACCATTTTGTCAGCTGTTACTTCAAATTTATTAGATAGCTGTATTTTTATTCTTCCCTCCTGCTTATATGAAACCACTTCACTTTCTTCATAAATCTTACAATTTTGATTTTTAAGAAGTTCTTTAGCTAAACCGAGGCAGTAATTTAAAGGATGGATTTGCCCACATTCAGAGTCATACATAGCTGACTGGTAATATGGGCTATCAAAATAATCTTGCATTTGATTTTTGGATAAATATTGAGCTGACTCGTATTTGAATTGATTTTGAAGTTGATCTATAAATCTTTTTAATTCTTCATCATGAGATTTCGTAACACTTGTTAATAAATATCCTTCAATAAGATCACAGTCTAAATTAAGGTCTTTAATATTTTTTTTAACTTCTCGAACTGCATCTACAGTAAAATTCCATAGAGTTTTTATTTCATCTTCGCTGTGTTTTTGCTTTGAATAATCCTCTGATGAAAAACCATGCAAAAGTTGTCCACCATTTCTTCCAGAAGCTCCCCAACCTATCTTATTTTTCTCTAAAATTACGATTTTAAGATTAGGGTTTATTTTATTTAGGTAAAAGGCCGTAGTTATGCCAGAAAGACCAGCTCCTACAATGCAAACATCACATTGTATGCTTTCATTTAATTTGTTAGAATCTAAACTATATGCTTTTGTTCTTACATAATAATTATCTGAATAATTCATCAGATACATAAATAACAAATTTTACACAACACTTACACTCATGAATAATTACATAGAATGGTTTAAAAAGAATAAAATTACGGAGGTGGAATGTCTAATTCCAGATAATTCGGGTATTCCAAGAGGTAAAATTCTTCCAACCAAAAAATTTTTAAGCTCTTTTGAATCTGGAGGGCTGAGACTACCTCTTCATTTATTTAAATTAGCGGTATCTAGAAGTGTCTCTTATTCAATTGATGATCAACTTTTAAATCCTACTGATGGGGATTTTATATTAAAACCAGATTTTAATACTTTAAGAGTAGTACCCTGGTATGAGGAGCCTACTGCGCAAATAATTTGTGATGCTGTGGATAGTAAAGAAAATGAAATTGAAGTTTATTCAAGAGGAATTTTAAAAAGAGTAATAAATTTATTTAATAATATTGGTCTCGAACCTATCATTGCTCCAGAAATTGAATTTTATTTAGTTAAAAAAAACAACGATCCAGATTATCCACTTGAGACACCTTCAGGGCAATCAGGAAGAATAGAAAAAGGAAATCAATCATATGGCATCGATGCCATTAATGAATTTGATCATATTTTTGAAGATCTTTATGACTATTGTGAGGCACAAGACTTAGATGTTGAGAATATAAATCACGAAGATGGGCCAGCTCAAATGGAAATTAATTTTAAGCATGGCAATCCATTAGATTTAGCAGATCAGGTCTTTTTATTTAAAAGAACATTAAGACAAACTGCACTTAAACATAATCTCTATGCTACTTTTATGGCTAAACCATTAGAGGACTCCCCAGGCAATTCAATGCATATACACCAATCTTTATTAAAAAAAGGAAAGCCAGTTTTTGTAAATAAAGATTTAAAAACAACTAGTTACTTTGATCGCTATCTTGGAGGTTTGCAGAAATATTCAAAATCCTTCCTGCCTTTATTTGCCCCTAACGTTAATTCTTTTAAAAGATTAAGAGGTTATTGGGAAGAAGGAACTCCATTTAATCTTAACTGGGGCTACGAAAATAGAACATGTGGATTTAGAGTACCAAACTTTAATTCAGCTCAGCAAGCTAGAATTGAAAACAGACTTTGTGGATCGGATGTTAATCCTTATTTGGCAATATCTGCCACTTTGGCTGCTGGCTACCTAGGTATCAAAAAGAAGTTAAAGGCTACACAAGAAACCAAAAAAGCAGCATATAATGTAAACGTTTCCCTAACTGAAAGTATTTATCAGTCAATAGATATGTTTTCTCGATCAAAAGAAGCAAAGGAAATTTTTGGAGAGACATTTGTTGAGCTTTTTTGTTCAATTAAAGATTTAGAAGTTAACGCCTATAATAAAATTATTACCGCTTGGGAACGTGAATATTTACTTTTGAACGTTTGATCGATTAACAAAGTAAAAAATAATTGCTGCAACTACTACAAATAACATAATTATTGATGATAGTGCATTAACTTCAGGACTTAAGCCTAATCTTACTTTTGAAAAAACTACTATAGGTAATGTATTAGCTCCAGGGCCCGTTGTGAAACTAGCTACAACTAAATCGTCTAAAGATAGAGTAAAAGCTAGAAGCCAACCTGAAATAATAGAAGGTAAAATTACCGGAGCAGTAATCTTCCAAAAAATTTTATTAGGTACAGTTCCTAAATCTTGAGCAGCTTCTTCAATATTCTTATCATAACTACTTAATCGAGATTGAATTATGACAGCAACAAAAGCTACAGAAAAAGTAATATGCGAAATTAAAACTGTTAATTGGCCTTTACTTGAAGGAAATCCAATTAAATGGTTAGAAGAAATAAAAAATAACAATAATGATAGTCCTAATATGATTTCTGGCATTACCAAAGGAGAAGAACTTAAAAAAATAAAAAATGGGCGCCAGGGAATCTTAGGAATCCTTACCAAAGAATATCCAATCATCACTCCTAATAAAGTTGCAAAAGTAGCAGATAAAGATGCGATCTTTATACTTATCATAAAGGCTTCTAAGATTTGTTCATTTTGAAAAAGTTCACCATACCATCTAAAAGAAAAACCTTTCCATACCATCACCCTTTTATTATCATTAAAGGAATAGGCTATTAACGTCAAAATAGGAAAATATAAAAAAGCAAATCCAACTGTTAAGAAAAATGATTTAAGAAATATTTTATTCATTTTTAAAATTATATTTTGCATACATTAATTGAAATATGATTATTGGAATTACTAAAATAAATATACCAGACATGGCTAAAGCACTTGCAATTGGCCAATCTCTATTTATAAAAAACTCATCCCAAATAATTTTCCCAAAATATAGTTTGTCACTTCCACCAAGTAGCTCAGGAATAACAAATTCCCCTACTACAGGTATAAAAACCAACATACTTCCCGCTACAATTCCTGGTAAAGACAATGGGATAATGACTTTAAAAAAGGTTTTAAAGGGCTTTGCTCCTAAGTCACTTGAGGCATCAATTAAATTCAAATCAAATTTAACTAAATATCCATATAAAGGCAGAATCATAAAAGGTAAGTATGTATAGACAACCCCTAGGATCACAGCATAGTGGTTATGCAGCATAGATAAAGGTTGATCAATAAATCCAAACTTTATCAAAATAGTATTGATTATTCCCGAACCTTGCAGAATTACCTTCCAGGCATAAACTCTTAATAAAAAAGATGTCCAAAAAGGGATAATCAATAAAATAAGCAATAAATTTCTTACATTTTCTTTAGATTTAGCTACATAAAAAGCAATCGGATAACCAATGAGCAAACATATCAATGTTGAAGTGAAGGCTAGAGTTAAAGAATTTAAATAAGATCTCAAATAAAATGAGTCTGAGAAAATAAATGCATAATTTGATAAAGTTGCATTTATTGAAAATCCTTCCTCAGTAAAAGCAAACATATCTCGATATGGTGGCATCCCCCATTCAGAAACAGAGATAGAAATTTTGAATATCAACGCTAACGGGATAAAAAAGAATAAAACTAACCAAAAATATGGAGTGAAAACAAACCAAAAGTTTTGTTTTTTTAATAAATTAGTCATCAAAGAAAAAAATAGAGTCTTCGCTCCACGTACATATGACCTTGTCATCCCATTTAATTTTTAAATTTTCTGCTACTTCTTCATTTTGCATAAATGCATAAAAATTAAATCCATTAGACTCAATTAAATACTTTGTATAACTGCCAAGATAAGCTACCTCTTTAACTACACCCAAACATTGATTTTGAGTATTTTGATTTTCAAATTTTTGAATTTTTATCTTCTCGGGTCTTATTAAGCATAAGTTTTTATTTTGAGAGGAGTTATCAGAGATTTCAACATTCAGTTCTTTAATAAGTGTTTTTTCATTAATTTTATCTAAATGAAATAAATTTGCCGTCCCAATAAAATTAGCAACGTATTTATCAGATGGCTTTTCATATACTTCAACTGGATTACCTACCTGAAGTATATTTCCTTCCTTCATAATAGCCATTCTATCAGAAAGGGACATTGCCTCCTCTTGGTCATGGGTAACAATTATGAAAGTAATACCTAATTTATATTGAAGATTTACTAGCTCAAACTGAGTTTGGACTCTTAATTTTTTATCTAAAGCAGCCAAAGGTTCATCAAGTAACAAAAGCTTAGGCTTTTTTACAAGACAGCGAGCTAATGCAACTCTTTGTTGTTGGCCTCCAGAGATCTCAGTAATTTTTCTATTCTCTAATCCTGTTAATTCTAGTAAGGCAGTTATCTCTTTGACCCTACGATCAATTTCATTATTTTCTAAATTTTCCTCTTTAAGGCCAAACTCAATATTTTTTTTGACATTTAAATGTGGGAATAGAGCATAATTTTGGAACATTATATTAAGTGGTCTCAAATAAGGAGGTAAGGATGTTATATCCTCTCCATCTAAGTAAATTCTACCACTATCAGGCTTTTCAAAACCGGCTATTATTCTTAATAATGTAGATTTTCCGCAGCCAGATGATCCTAAAAGACTAAAAAGTTCTGACCTGTTGATATCTAAGCTAACGTTATCCAAAGCTTTTGTATTTCCAAAACTCTTGGACACACTTTCTATTTTTAGAAAGGACTCTGACATCTAAAAATAAAAAAGCACAACCTGCAAATCACAAGTTGTGCTTTTCATAAATAAATTATTTATTGAGCTGCTTTAAAGCTATTGAAGACTCTAGAAGAAATTCTAGATTTTTGTGGAGAGTCAGCGGTGTCTGCAAATAGCTTAAGTAAAGTCTCCTCTGTAGGGTAAATAGCTGGATCCTCTAATATTTCGGGATCAATTAAACCCTCAGTTGTGTTAGCAACTAAATTTGGATTTGAATACCAAACATAGTTTGTGATTTCTGCAACTACCTCTGGTCTTAAAATATAGTCAATAAATTTATGAGCATTATCTACATTCTTAGCATCTGCAGGAATGCCCATCATATCAAACCAAATGACAGTTCCTTCATTAGGAATTGAATACCATACTTCTTCTATTTCTTCATAGGCAGCAATGAAAACATCCCCTGACCAACCAACAGCTAAACAAATTTCACCATTTGCCAAATCATCAATATATTGAGATGAATCAAAATATTTAATGTAAGGTCTGATTTGTTTTAAAAGCTCTAAAGCTTCTTCATTTGCTTTTGTGTTTTCAGTATTTGGATCATAACCAAGATAATTTAATGCTATTTCAACTACTTCACTTGGTGCATCAAGCATGGCAACACCACAATCAGCATATTTAGATATTTCATCTGGGTTAAAAATAATATCCCATGACTCAACATCTCCGCCTCTCTCTTCCACGGCAGCCACATTGTATCCGATACCGGTAGTTCCGTACATATAATTTACAGAATATTCTCCACCAGGATCATGGGCATCAGTTTTTTCTAAAACACTAGGATCAAGGTTGGATAAGTTAGAGAGTTTACTTTTATCTAACTTTTGAAAAACACCTGCTTTAATTTGGTTTTCCATAAACGAACCTGAAGGAACAACCAAGTCATATCCACTTCCACCTGCTAAAAGCTTCGCTTCTAATACCTCATTAGAGTCGAAGACATCATAAGTTACGTCAATACCGGTCTCTTCTTCAAAATTAGCAATAGTGTCTTCTGCTATATAGTCAGACCAGTTATAAATAAAAAGCTCTTCAGCGTTAGAACTCAAAGGTAACGCCAAAAGAAAGATAATTGATAAAATTTTTTTCATACGACCTCTCCTCTTTATAATATCTTTAAGTGCATAAATAGTATTATAGTTTTATTTAAAAATCACAGATTTTTTTATATAAATCAGGTCTTCTATCTCTAAAATTTCCCCAAGATTGGCGATATTTTTTAATTTCATCTAAATCAAACTCTTGAGAAATTATACCTTCAGATTTTTCATCCATATTTTTGATAATGTTACCCATATGATCAGTAATAAAAGAACTGCCATAAAAAGTTAGGCTGATGTTTTTTTCAGTTTCTGTTCCAACTCTGTTTGAAGCGATAACAGGAATTTGATTTGCAGCAGAGTGGCCTATCATAACATTTTGCCAGTGAAGTTTAGAGTTAATTGTAGGATCATGAGGCTCAGACCCTATAGCAGTTGGATATAAAAGAATATCTGCTCCCAACAAAGTCATAGATCTAGCACATTCAGGAAACCACTGATCCCAACAAATACCACAACCAATATTTCCAAAATCAGTTTTAAAAACTTTAAAACCTGTGTTTCCAGGAGTGAAATAAAATTTTTCATTATAACCAGGTCCATCTGGAATATGAGATTTACGATAAACCTCACTTAATTCACCATGAGAGTCAATTACAATTAATGAATTAAAATAATTTTGTCCCTGTTTTTCGAAAAAGCTAATTGGGATAACGATATTATTTTTTTTACAATAATTTGAAAAAATAGAAAACAACTCATTATCCAAGCTTGAAAT
The window above is part of the alpha proteobacterium HIMB59 genome. Proteins encoded here:
- a CDS encoding translation factor SUA5 (PFAM: yrdC domain; SUA5 domain~TIGRFAM: Sua5/YciO/YrdC/YwlC family protein); translated protein: MTIIVKKNYSSSLFKIIKEKLNNLELVSLPTETVYGLAGLGTKIESAKKIYKLKERPLHKKLIFHCSDIKMVKKFFFLDQENEILAKKFWPGPLTLILKRKSFLIPKTLTINNDCAVRIPKNDFTVSVIKKVGLPIVMPSANRFKKLSPINAKMVSEQFKDTNLFIIDGGKCNIGLESTLVRIIKNKLEIIRPGKISLKQIKKELPFINLKENAERYFSGTSKKHYSPNKKIFLNIKKPASNSAYLNFGKKHKKEFRNLSEKGSLDEAAKNLYHFIFLADQNQDFKTISIAPIPNRNIGEAINDRLMRASK
- a CDS encoding UDP-N-acetylglucosamine diphosphorylase/glucosamine-1-phosphate N-acetyltransferase (PFAM: Bacterial transferase hexapeptide (three repeats)~TIGRFAM: UDP-N-acetylglucosamine diphosphorylase/glucosamine-1-phosphate N-acetyltransferase) — its product is MKICAIILSAGKSKRFNSEKPKFVHSISGKQLIDFNLEALEKNKNINQINIISSKVNSKFIQNKNKSIFIQNPINGTGGAIKQYFNSNKNFDYYLILLADTPIFDYKIINNFLSRGIKSKIDISVISQKVKDPSGYGRVIMKNNNLLKIVEDADCDLDEKNINLVNTGIFLISKKAIKNVDVLKKNKIKKEFYITDLIDISHKQNLKLNTYVNNKSPILGVNNFKELNDLEKASQELIKSELISSGVKILQPETVYIETDVQISRDVIIEPNVVIKKGVKIMTGTAIKSFSYLENCYIGKNCSIGPFARLRPETILQNEVRLGNFVEIKKSKLADKVKVNHLSYLGDSTVGKNTNIGAGTITCNYDGKNKYQSKIGNNCFVGTNSSIIAPVSIGENSYIAAGSVITKNVPKNYFSISRSKQKNIKNFKK
- a CDS encoding glutamine--fructose-6-phosphate transaminase (isomerizing) (PFAM: SIS domain; Glutamine amidotransferases class-II~TIGRFAM: glucosamine--fructose-6-phosphate aminotransferase (isomerizing)), which translates into the protein MCGIVGILNSESLKSEAIEILKKLEYRGYDSAGISLFSQKKIRTIKSVGKISNLEKKSKNVKDKSFSGVIGHTRWATHGVVSRNNAHPFANENLTLVCNGIIENYSKIQNRYKEIPKNIKSDTEVSFYYLSYLIDKYKDPDEAIKVFHKTIRGNFAFVIFIKRNNSFYILKNGSPISISNKNQSFYICSDSSILSNYHDTIFHCEDGDIIKIYESKISYLQKKIKITFQKNISYQNPYDKGEYQHFMLKEIHEQPIVLKSTQTKYTSEYFVDFETKFRHLFEVDKIVLVGCGTAYHASMVGEYYFNHFTNKEVSTELASELRYKKINKNKQILFIFISQSGETMDTLMALKYVKKMNHKSIVITNSLESSMVREAEVTIPTYAQKEVGVASTKAFTCQLLSLANLALEVGRMEKTTSNQIYKMNIGLLTKLPSKIEKLIKEFTPVAKIISKKLAQANACYFIGRNIAYPIALEGSLKLKEISYMHSEGFPGGEMKHGPIALIDKDSITVCLIPNNDLFEKSVSNAQEISARNGKIIILSSVRNMSKINGEIKMINMPKENIIDTPFIYTIPLQLISYYFALNEGTDIDQPRNLAKSVTVE